Proteins encoded within one genomic window of Branchiostoma floridae strain S238N-H82 unplaced genomic scaffold, Bfl_VNyyK Sc7u5tJ_1465, whole genome shotgun sequence:
- the LOC118407790 gene encoding piggyBac transposable element-derived protein 4-like, producing the protein MATRERLARYTAAEALRQILNAQSDDENSSVDEDESDLDVEDHLSDASDHSDTESVQEEDHPREEIRQEADRGLGRARGRGRGRARGLGARGRGRARGARGRGRGRGRAPINNPAVNQDAGNENPVVDRPYQGKNGTVWDQNPPPLGRRRNQDIIRNPPGITNAARCVDIQSAFSLFVTPAMIDLIVQQTNREARRKHREWNDNQENERQEEWCRVDGTEIRAVIGLCIIAGLYQSNHEPQASLWSTADGKPVFPATMTRERFRNILKYMRFDDRETRAERRATDKLAAFRDIWEMFIAQLPKYYIPGTDLCVDEQLVAFRGRCAFRQYIPSKPAKYGLKIWWNCDATTCYPLKGEVYLGRQPGEQREIGQGARVVKELTYLWRRTGRNVTADNFFTSIPLAEDLWEDGLTYVGTIRSNKPHIPEVMKAANHKEVNSSMFGFQDQLTLTSYVPSKGKAVLVLSSMHHDANIIGEQQKPEIIMHYNATKSGVDNLDHLATMHTCRRKINRWPMVLFFNLLDVAGIASLIVFLGNFPDWNLSACSRRRRLFLRELGYNLVMPHVQRRAQSPYLMPATRESMARIGVRSVRRAEEPAAAAAQEGRKRCELCPRSSDRKVRRACAGCGRTVCAEHSYKQYVCGDCL; encoded by the coding sequence ATGGCCACCAGAGAGAGACTAGCCAGATATACGGCTGCAGAGGCCTTGCGTCAAATACTCAACGCCCAAAGTGACGATGAGAACAGTTCAGTTGATGAGGATGAGTCCGATTTAGACGTCGAAGACCACCTGTCAGATGCGTCAGACCATTCTGACACAGAATCTGTTCAGGAAGAAGACCACCCCAGGGAAGAGATCCGTCAAGAGGCGGATAGAGGTCTGGGAAGGGCTCGCGGAAGAGGTCGTGGACGAGCCAGAGGTCTTGGAGCTAGAGGACGTGGACGAGCTCGTGGAGCCAGAGGACGTGGAAGAGGGAGAGGCCGAGCACCAATAAACAACCCGGCAGTAAATCAGGATGCAGGGAATGAGAATCCAGTAGTTGACAGGCCCTACCAAGGAAAAAACGGAACAGTATGGGACCAAAACCCCCCTCCTCTCGGCAGGCGCCGAAATCAGGACATAATAAGAAATCCGCCAGGTATAACTAATGCTGCTAGGTGCGTGGACATCCAGTCAGCATTTTCCCTCTTTGTGACACCTGCTATGATTGATCTTATTGTACAGCAAACCAACAGAGAGGCGAGACGAAAACACAGAGAGTGGAATGACAATCAGGAGAATGAAAGACAAGAAGAGTGGTGCCGAGTTGATGGAACAGAGATAAGGGCAGTGATTGGATTATGCATCATAGCAGGTTTATACCAGAGTAACCATGAGCCTCAGGCTTCTCTCTGGTCTACAGCTGATGGCAAACCAGTCTTCCCTGCAACTATGACCAGGGAAAGATTCAGAAACATTTTGAAGTACATGCGCTTTGACGACAGGGAGACCCGTGCTGAACGGCGAGCTACTGACAAACTTGCGGCGTTTAGGGACATTTGGGAGATGTTCATAGCACAGTTACCAAAGTACTACATCCCTGGCACAGATCTCTGTGTTGATGAGCAACTTGTAGCTTTCAGGGGAAGATGCGCATTCAGGCAGTACATACCATCCAAACCAGCTAAATATGGACTGAAAATATGGTGGAACTGCGATGCGACAACATGTTACCCCTTGAAAGGAGAAGTGTACCTAGGGAGACAACCAGGGGAACAGCGAGAGATAGGCCAAGGGGCAAGAGTGGTAAAAGAGCTGACATATCTTTGGCGCAGAACAGGGAGAAACGTCACAGCAGACAACTTCTTCACTTCTATCCCACTAGCTGAAGATCTCTGGGAGGATGGACTTACATATGTTGGGACAATAAGGTCTAACAAACCACATATTCCAGAAGTGATGAAGGCTGCAAACCACAAAGAAGTGAATAGCTCCATGTTTGGCTTCCAGGACCAACTGACTCTCACATCATATGTACCTTCCAAAGGCAAAGCTGTCCTTGTTCTGTCAAGCATGCACCATGACGCAAACATCATAGGCGAGCAACAAAAGCCAGAGATTATCATGCACTACAATGCCACAAAGAGTGGTGTAGACAATCTGGATCATCTAGCGACAATGCACACATGCAGGCGCAAGATAAACAGATGGCCAATGGTGCTGTTTTTCAATCTCTTGGATGTGGCAGGAATTGCTTCTCTGATTGTCTTCCTTGGAAACTTCCCAGACTGGAACTTGTCTGCATGCAGCCGGAGGCGCCGCCTCTTCTTGAGGGAACTTGGGTACAACTTAGTAATGCCTCATGTCCAAAGAAGGGCACAGAGCCCATATCTCATGCCTGCAACTAGAGAATCAATGGCTCGCATTGGTGTAAGATCTGTCCGACGAGCAGAGGAGCcagcagcagctgctgcacaagaAGGGCGCAAGAGATGCGAGTTATGCCCACGCAGCTCTGATCGGAAAGTCAGACGTGCTTG